The following are from one region of the Thermococcus cleftensis genome:
- a CDS encoding monovalent cation/H+ antiporter complex subunit F produces MIGINVYLVLIAIATLLSMYRVFRGPTTVDRLVAVDIMTTITAGLMVLFALYYKRMIFLDVALVYAILAFGGVIAFARYMEGGL; encoded by the coding sequence ATGATAGGGATAAACGTTTACCTCGTGCTTATAGCAATAGCGACGCTCCTCAGCATGTACCGGGTCTTCAGAGGGCCGACGACCGTCGATAGGCTCGTGGCAGTGGATATCATGACCACCATAACAGCCGGCCTGATGGTGCTCTTCGCCCTCTACTACAAGAGAATGATATTCCTCGACGTCGCGCTGGTTTATGCCATACTGGCCTTCGGTGGAGTCATAGCCTTCGCGAGGTACATGGAGGGAGGCCTATGA
- the mnhG gene encoding monovalent cation/H(+) antiporter subunit G: MNALTAIGEALVLIGTFFYFLSALGLIRMPDVYNRMQTSTKSATLGSLGVMAGVGIWALGTDFGSAAWLTKSLVIATFLLLTNPISAHALIRAAYKSGIPLWEGSVVDKYREHLEAGKKEEVEAPKETPEEGGEE; encoded by the coding sequence ATGAACGCTTTGACTGCGATAGGAGAGGCCCTCGTGTTGATAGGAACGTTTTTCTACTTCCTCTCAGCCCTGGGTCTCATCAGAATGCCTGACGTTTACAACAGAATGCAGACCTCCACCAAGAGCGCGACGCTCGGAAGCCTCGGAGTCATGGCAGGAGTTGGCATCTGGGCCCTCGGAACGGACTTCGGAAGCGCCGCCTGGCTCACCAAGAGCCTGGTCATAGCGACATTCCTCCTGCTCACCAACCCGATAAGTGCCCACGCCCTCATAAGAGCCGCCTACAAGAGCGGAATCCCCCTCTGGGAGGGCAGCGTCGTTGATAAGTACCGCGAGCACCTGGAGGCGGGGAAGAAGGAAGAAGTAGAGGCCCCCAAAGAAACCCCCGAGGAGGGTGGTGAGGAATGA
- a CDS encoding DUF4040 domain-containing protein encodes MNCITCIEYIIVGIMIISAVLAVEWRDLLAAAVGMAAVSLFASLLFFMLQAPDVAMTEAAIGAALSGAIFIFAIKRTQRFETEEEEKPGWWVRW; translated from the coding sequence ATGAACTGCATAACATGCATTGAATACATCATAGTCGGCATCATGATAATCTCCGCTGTGCTCGCCGTTGAGTGGAGGGACCTCCTGGCGGCGGCGGTTGGAATGGCGGCGGTGAGTCTCTTTGCCTCACTGCTGTTCTTCATGCTCCAGGCACCGGACGTGGCGATGACAGAAGCGGCCATAGGTGCGGCGCTCAGCGGTGCGATATTCATCTTCGCCATCAAGAGAACCCAGCGCTTTGAGACGGAAGAGGAGGAGAAGCCCGGCTGGTGGGTGAGGTGGTGA
- a CDS encoding Na(+)/H(+) antiporter subunit B, with product MLKRALAIITLLIIGYWLAQGLAGVPFGEDKMLVGQYYLDHVKEQTGAVNAVTAVVVNYRGFDTLGEVTVLFIASTGVGALLWRRRKERTARTEGSIVLTTGTRLLVPFVMLFGAYIFIHGHLTPGGGFPGGATIATAFLLLYMAFVQYEIPHKAFEKVEGAVGVSYVLVGLIGLAIGGYFLYDWIWQDWGFGTENIGRLLSGGFIPIIYTIIGLKVGTELSGIIDNMLKEEVSE from the coding sequence ATGCTCAAGCGCGCGCTCGCGATAATCACCCTACTCATAATCGGCTACTGGCTCGCCCAGGGGCTGGCGGGCGTTCCGTTCGGCGAGGACAAGATGCTGGTCGGCCAGTACTACCTCGATCACGTTAAAGAACAGACCGGAGCCGTCAATGCTGTAACTGCCGTGGTCGTCAACTACCGTGGGTTCGATACCCTCGGTGAGGTTACCGTCCTGTTCATAGCTTCAACCGGAGTCGGGGCACTCCTCTGGAGGAGGAGAAAAGAGAGGACCGCGAGGACGGAGGGATCGATAGTCCTCACCACTGGAACCAGGCTCCTCGTGCCGTTCGTGATGCTCTTCGGTGCCTACATCTTCATTCACGGACACCTCACCCCGGGCGGAGGATTCCCGGGAGGAGCCACCATAGCGACCGCGTTCCTGCTGCTCTACATGGCGTTCGTTCAGTATGAGATACCACACAAGGCCTTTGAGAAGGTCGAGGGCGCCGTCGGAGTGAGCTACGTTCTCGTTGGCCTCATAGGCCTTGCCATAGGTGGCTACTTCCTCTACGACTGGATATGGCAGGACTGGGGCTTTGGCACCGAGAACATCGGCAGGCTCCTCAGCGGAGGATTCATCCCCATAATCTACACCATCATCGGCCTCAAGGTCGGCACCGAGCTGAGCGGAATCATCGACAACATGCTCAAGGAGGAGGTGAGCGAATGA
- a CDS encoding NADH-quinone oxidoreductase subunit K, whose translation MISVYYFGAISLILIGLYAVLVKKNLLKMLIGLSIMETGVNLLLVSVGYVAGRSAPILSEGIGPNQAVDPIPQALVLTAIVIGVATTAMALSVAMLLYEKYGTLNVEEIRRLRG comes from the coding sequence ATGATTTCAGTCTACTACTTCGGTGCCATCTCCCTCATACTGATAGGCCTCTACGCAGTCCTCGTTAAGAAGAACCTCCTTAAGATGCTCATCGGGCTGAGCATAATGGAGACCGGCGTGAACCTCCTCCTGGTCAGCGTCGGCTACGTTGCCGGAAGGAGCGCGCCCATACTGAGCGAGGGAATCGGGCCGAACCAGGCGGTCGATCCGATTCCCCAGGCGCTGGTTCTCACGGCAATAGTCATAGGCGTCGCCACCACCGCCATGGCCCTTAGCGTCGCCATGCTGCTCTACGAGAAGTACGGAACCCTTAACGTTGAGGAGATAAGGAGGTTGAGAGGATGA